The following coding sequences are from one Bacteroides sp. window:
- a CDS encoding thiamine pyrophosphate-dependent enzyme, whose translation MMAENLIKPENLVYEKTKVMTDKILHYCPGCGHGTAHRILAEVIDEMGIQNETIGVAPVGCSVLAYNYFDVDMTEAAHGRAPAVATGIKRVFPEKFVFTYQGDGDLAAIGTAETIHACNRGENILIVFINNGIYGMTGGQMAPTTLEGMKSSTSPRGRDIKTMGNPLKITELVAQLPGTFFVTRQSVHTPASVRKAKRAIKKAMEYQKLNKGTCLVEIVSNCNSGWKMTPIHANQWMEENMFPFFPLGDIKVPQE comes from the coding sequence ATCATGGCTGAAAACTTAATAAAACCTGAAAACCTGGTATACGAGAAGACCAAGGTGATGACCGACAAGATCCTGCACTATTGCCCGGGTTGTGGTCATGGTACGGCTCACCGGATACTGGCCGAGGTCATCGATGAAATGGGCATTCAAAATGAGACCATAGGGGTTGCCCCGGTAGGATGCTCTGTACTGGCCTATAATTATTTTGACGTGGATATGACCGAAGCAGCCCACGGGCGCGCTCCTGCTGTTGCTACGGGCATCAAGCGTGTGTTCCCCGAGAAGTTTGTGTTTACTTATCAGGGTGATGGTGACCTTGCGGCCATTGGTACCGCCGAGACCATTCACGCCTGCAATCGGGGCGAGAATATTCTCATCGTTTTTATTAATAATGGTATTTATGGAATGACGGGCGGCCAGATGGCCCCCACCACCCTGGAGGGGATGAAGAGCTCGACCTCACCCCGGGGAAGGGATATCAAAACCATGGGTAATCCCCTGAAGATTACCGAACTCGTTGCCCAGTTGCCTGGCACTTTTTTCGTGACCCGCCAGTCGGTGCATACCCCGGCCAGTGTCCGCAAGGCCAAGCGGGCCATCAAAAAAGCGATGGAATACCAGAAACTGAACAAAGGGACCTGCTTGGTGGAGATCGTCTCAAACTGCAACTCAGGCTGGAAAATGACTCCCATCCATGCCAACCAGTGGATGGAAGAGAATATGTTCCCCTTCTTCCCTCTTGGAGATATTAAAGTACCACAAGAATAA